In Flammeovirga kamogawensis, the sequence TTTATAATAAAAACATTACCAAGTTCTTCCTCTGTTTCAAGTTCAATTTCACCAGATAAAAGTGAAGTTAAACTTTTGACAATCGCCATTCCGATCCCCGTATTATCAATACTTTTTTCTTTTTTGTAAAAAGGTGCAAATATTCTTTCTCTATCTTCATTAGTAAGGAGTTCTCCTGTATTAGAAATCTTCACTAATAGTATATTATTTTTCTCTAAAGATGTTTCTAATACAATTTTACCCTCTTCTTTAGTGTATTTAAAGGCATTGCTAAAAAGATTACTAAAGATCTTTTCAATCTTCTCTGCATCACTTACTACTTCTAATTCTTTTAAGTTTGATTTTATAGTATAGTTTAATCCTTTCTTCTCAAACAGTACTGTAAATGAAGTATATATATTATTTATCTTTTTATTGATATCAAATTTCGATAAAATCAATGGTGAATGTTCCGTTTCAATTTCTCTAAATTCCATCAACTGAGAAATCAAAAACTTTAACCTCAAGGCATTCCTTTCTAAAGTTTTGAATGATCTCTGCGTTTGAGAAGTAAAAGTATTGTTTGAATCAAGAGACATCTCTTCTATTAATGCTAATATGATTGTTAGAGGAGTTTTAAATTCATGAGAGATATTTGTGAAAAAATTGAGTTTATGTTCTTCTAATTCGATTTTCTTATTCTCCTCAATTTTCGCAATTTTTATTGCCGCTCTTTGTTTTCGGCGTTTATCTATTCTTATATAGATTATATATAAGATACTTATTAATAAAATACCATATAGAACAAAAGCATAGGTTGTTTTTAATGGGTGTGGCAGTACTTTTACTTTTATACTCTTCTCTAAGGTATTAAATGTATTCCCATCATTCGAGAATTTCACTCTAAAAGTATAATTACCAGGGTCTAGATTTGTGTAGGATACTTTATTGCTTTTATTTTTTACAATTTTCCAATCCTGATCAAACCCTTCAAGCATATATGAATAATCTGAATTTACAATTGGATGATAGGTAGGTAGTGTAAAACTAAATGTAACCTCATCCATTTCATAATCCAAAATAATCTCTTTTGCAAAATTGATATTTTGTGGAAGGTTTAAAGTTGAGTCATTTTGAATAGGACCATTTATACTTTCTATGGATGTAAAAAGTGGTGTTGATTTATAAGATGTTTTATAAACTTCAACAGGATCAAAATATGTTAAACCATATACAGAACCAAAATATAACATTTCGTTACTATCCTTATAATAAGATTTAAAATTAAATTGGTCTGCAATTATTCCATGTTTTGTAGTATAATTTATAACTACTTTTCCAGTAATAGGATTAAATTTTAATATTCCTCTATTTGTACTGAGCCATAAGAAACCATCTCTCGCTTCTAAAATACCATATACATCATTTTCTGTTAAACCATCGTCGGTATCATAATGTATAAATGAATTAGTTTTATAATTATATTGAATTAGACCACCACCTCTCGTTCCAAACCAAAGTCGACTTTGAGAGTCGATTAAAGAACTGATAAACGAATTTGAATGTAAGCCATCTTTCATTCCATAATTATACATACTATCTATTTCAGAATTATATCTAAAAAGACCTGAGTTATATGTCGATATCCAAATACTTCCTCTCTCATCTTCAATTATATCATCAACAATTTTCCCTTTTAATAATTCTGGTTCAAACTGTCTAAATAATTTAGTTTCGAAGTTATAAATATCAATACCATTCATACTACCGATATACATTTGTCTATTCCGACCTATATATAGTGCATAAATACTATTATTTGATATTGAATTTTTGTTTGCTTTAAATTGTTCAACCTCAAAAGTAGAAGGGTTAATTTTATTCAAACCATCCATATAGGTGCCGGCCCAAATATTCCCTTCAAAATCTTTTAGTAATGCATGAACATTGTTACCACATAACCCCTTTTTATTATTTTGATCCTGGGTTAAGTAGTCAAAAGAATTATCGTGAGGAGAATAAATCGATATACCTTTATCTTCTGTACCAATCCAAAGTCTATTATTATCATCCTCAATAATATCACTAACTGCTTTTCCTTTTAATGATAATCTACCACCATCTGGAATAAAATTCTGGAACCCTGTTGCATTTAGAGATGTATAATTCACTCCTCCAAAGTAAGTTCCAATCCACATAATGCCTTCTTGACCTTCAAATATAGAATAGATTGCATTATCATTTATATAGTTTTTTGATATCTCAAACGATTGAGTAAAGTGCAGGAAATCATCTGAATTGGTGTTATATACAAAAAGGCCATTCTCTGTACCAATCCATAACCTGCCAAATTTATCCTCATTTATACACCTAATATATTTAAGTTGTGTACCCTCTTTTATATCTCCAGTATATTTAACCTTAAATTGATGTGATTTTCTATCAAATCTATATAAACCATTATAAGTCGTTCCTATCCAAAAAGAGCCACTTGTACTCAAAAATGCTGACGTAATTTGAGCTGATTTCAGTGTATTATCTACTTTAATTTCATATGATTCAATCGTCTTAAAATCTGGTGTTGAATAAATAACTTCATCATTAGTATACATCCAAATATGATGAAAAACATCTACAAAAATTCCTTTTATATTAGTATTTGAAGATACTTTTTGAACGACTATTTCATTCTCTTTATCAATTACTTTATATACTCCAGAACTACTTGTTACAAATAACTCATTATTTTTAAACTTGATAATATCATGAATAATTGAAATTGACTTCCCTTTATAGTGTATCGGTATAAAATTATTCATACTATCCTGAAATACACATAGTCCATCTTCAGTACCTATAAATAATTTCTTTTTGTCTGTATATTTTAAACTGTTGATCTTATCATGTGGTAAAGAGAATTGAGAATCATTTTTATAATATCTACTGATTGTTGTTCCGTCATAACAATTCAATCCTTTACCTGTTCCAATCCATAATAGTTTATTCTGCCCCTGCTCCAAACAAGATACAAAACTGTAGGATAGGCCATCAACATTAGTTAGGCTGTAAAAATTCAAATGCTTGGTCTGTACTTGATTAATGTCACAATAGGCATTAAAATGTACCGTCAGCAGAAGAATGAATATAATTATTGTCTTAATTAATCTATAAAGCATAAATAGTGAATAGTCAAAAAGTCTAGTAAAAAATGATAGTCTATCTCAGAAGGAATAAAACAGATAGTTAAAGTAGTAGTAATTCTCTGTAATAATCAAAAAATTGGATTATAGTCCTTTAATCCATTCTATTAATAAAAATCGGTATTTGTTGTTTCGAATAAAAATAACTCGTACTTCTTGGCCAAAGATATAGATTAGTCTTTTTATTTTCAAAAATAAACATTAATCAATTCATTTTTAACATAATTCGAACTGATTTAAGCTATTAACGTGAATAAAGTCTACATTAATATTCTGCTTTGCTTTAAATAGGTAACGTATTAAAAATCAATACTGTATACTACTCTATAATTATAGTTAATGATTTATAGATCATGCCCCTCTGTATTTACATTGTAATATTGACAAACCTCCTTAATTAATGCACAATGTTATGAGAAAAGATTTTAAAATAACAACGTAACAGATAATATCTATTGTATGATTAGTTTTTACTTTAATGAGGTAGCTCCAACCTTGTATCAAAATATAGAGTTATTACAAAAGAAAAACGGTAGTACTTATTTACAAGGTACTACCGTTAATTTTATCCTAATTAAAAAGATTTACTCTATTTCACCATCACTTTAAAACTTTCTTGTCCACCTTCCATATCAGATAATATAAAGAAATACACTCCTTTTGTATAGTTAGAAACAGGTAATTTAAATCGATCTGTAAAACTTCTTTTGTCCATATTTCTGCCTTGTGCGTCAAAAACATTTAACTCGTATTTTCCTGCTACTTTGGGCACTATATTTACACTCTCGTTTGCTGGATTTGGATAAATATTTGTTTCAAGTATAGCTGTTGAAAGGTCATTTATAATATTATCTTGACCGTCAGAAGAATCATCTCCTAATGTAATTGTGATGTTATCTATCCAAACATTACCTGAACTTTCATTTGCTCTCGAAAAACTAAGCTCTAAATTTTCTTCACCATCCTTCACTGTTACAGAAAATGAATACTCTTTGGACTGAAGCGTAGTTACTCCTTCCAATACATATTTATTACCTTCTGCATCATTTATTTGAAATTGTAAATCATTAGATATATCATCCATTTTAGTTGTAAAAGAAACCTCGTATGTAGCAGAAGGTTCTACTTTAATCCATTGTGATATACCTCCATTCCCTTCAATTTTTACCGATTTATCTTTACTAAAATCTTCATAAGCAACAACTTTTGCCCCTCCGTAATAGGTCCAACCCATTAAGTCTTTTTCAAAATCTGCATTTAAAATGTAGGCTGTTTCTTTCACCACAACTTCATCTAAGTAAGCATCACCTACAGCTTTATCATTATCTCTTAAATATTTAATGCTAATAGAGTCGGTGGTTGTATTAGTAGTAAATTTTATCCTCTGAGACGTATAGGTAGTCTCATTTACTTGCTCACTTCCTAATAAATTATCCGTTTGGTCTTTTATTGTTAGCGTCGGTTGACCATTTTCTGGATCTGTTACTTTTGCAAAAGCCGTTAGTGTATATGTTGTATTGGGTTTTACTTTTCTCCATTGATGAAGACTACCTTTTCCAGTCACTTTGGCTGCATAATTTCCATAATAAGCTTCTTCTGTGGCTAGTACTGTTTCCGTTGGTGTCCAATTGATTAACTTCGCTTCAAAATCTCCATTTTCCACAAAATCAGGCTTAGATGGAGACGTTAAAGTAATTTTAAAAATTCTAGGAACTCCTTTAGGAATAGTTACAGATAGCTCACTTTCAGAAGTATACAAAGTACCTACACTTGTATTCGACAATTGATCTTTGATATCACATGCTCCAGAAATACTATTTCCAGCTTTTATAGTTACTACTCTGTCTTTGGGAGATAAAATACTATTTCCCATTACAACTAAATAATACGTTAATGGATCGTCTTCTTTTTGTAAGGTTTGCCAAAAACAATCGCCCTCTACATAAAAGTCTAAATTGCTCTGTTCCGATGCCAATGCATCTACTATTGTTGTTCGGCCTTGACTTAAAGAAAAATCACTCCAAGTATCACCATTTGTTTGATACGCCACATTACACCAAATGTTCTCTTCTACTTCTTCTGCTGTCTCATGTGGAATAAATGTAACAAATCCTCCTTTCGAAATAGGCAATAAATTATCGAATCTACGTTTTGCCCCCCCTGTAAAAAAGGTAACATCATTTTCTGGAACATCTGTATAGGCATCCCAACAAGCCATCTTATTAAGTACATACTCATTAAGAACAGGTGTATAAAATTCGTGATCATGATTAATAGAGTTTTCTAACATACGATCACTACGATTGTAAAGTGAGATGGCTACAGGCGAAATACCTTTTACTTCACTAGGCTTTGTTGCATGTGGGTAAATTCCTTTCTCCACAATTTTAAGAAAATTAAGTACTCCTTTTTCATACACGCCCGACCATACTTGCTCCTCTCCTGTAACATCTCCTCTTTGGTACATTGGGTTTCCTAAATTCGTTACTGATGTAATTCTAAAGATCTTTGCTCCTAACGAATATTGGGACAAAAGATGTCTTAAGACTACATGTGGGTTTCTCATTCCACCATACTCAGTTACTCTATTTGGTGTTAAATTATCTCCAATTACATTACATCCCCAATTCTTTACATCTCCATTCATCCATAAACCTACACGTTCTTGAATACTTAAACCTTGTGTTCCTACATTAGAATTTTCCACTCCCGGTACTAGAACATCTTTATATTTAGGAAAGTAATTATCTCCTTGTTCTTGTGTTAAAGCAGTAATTACTGGTCCTTTAGCACATATCATTACCATTGGTGGTGGCGTTCCTAATTGTTCCGATTTTTCTATAACGGCATCTAACAAGGGAATATAATAATCAAAATATTCTTTTGTTCTTATTTCTTTTGTTCGTGCCGACATATAACATTCTCCATCAATTATTGATGCTTCATAGATGGCCGCAAAAGTTTCTGGAGTCATATACAAATGATTACCATGACCAATAATAACATTAAAATAGACTCCCTTTTTTGCCAATGCTTTTGCATATGCAATTACTCCTTCTTTTGTTATTTTGGCATTCTCGTCTTGAGAAGTTTCTCCATAGATAGTAGTGTTTAAACTACTCACTAACCGAACTCTTGAACTTCCTCCAATTTTTGTATACCACTCCTGCATGGCATCATAGGTATTTTGTGCTTTAATTTGGCAATTTTCCTCTGTCATTTCCCAGCCTAACCAACCATTAAAAGAAGAGCCGACATACAAAATTTTATCATCTCCTATTTCATCATTTGTGGTTGTTCCATCAATATCGATTGTAAGCTGATCTATATTTTGAGCTACATCACCTAATACACCCTTTCCATTTATTTTTCTAGCTTGTATTCTCCAATCTGGCTTGGCCACATCTACTATATAAAAATGATCATCTCCGTTAATTGGTCCTGCTAAAACCACTTTATCTCCTCCCCCATTTCGATCTTCAAGACGTGCAATTCCAGGAAAGTGATATTCTGAGTGTGCCCAAGTATATTCCGAAATTGCTAATTCTTGCGTTTCAGCAGTATATTTTGATAAAAATAAATCATCTCCATATAAAGTAAATAATTCGGCCTTTCCATCATTATTAAAATCACCAGGTAGACCGTATTGCATTAAGTATTTACCTGTATTGGTTAATTTCTCTTTGTCTTTTTGTTTAAATCCATGGTTATCGATTAAGTACTGTTGAGCAAACCCTTCATACTTCTGTAAAGTGAGTTTCTCCTCTTCTTTGATCATCGTCGAAAAAGTTTTTGTACCTACACCATCTTCTGGATGATAAACACCCCAATGGGCTACAATTTCTTCGTCACCATCATTATCCATATCATACGAATACCCTAATTGCTTATCTGTAAACCCTAAGCCAGGTGTGGTATTGTCACTAATTTCTCCAGTTTCTCCATTCCAATAATTTGGTCTTTTGAATGTAGATAAATCAATAATATCCATGAAATTATTTCCTTCAAAACTTTTTCTATTGATAAAAGCAGCCACTTCATCTCCTCCATCTCCATCAAAATCACCTACTATTAAATGTCTTATTAAACCCGCAATTTTACCCGTTCTATCTGTTTTAGGTCTTACTGTTGTGATAAGATCTCCACTTGTATCTAAGAAATGGATTAAACCATCTACACCAGAAACTATCAACATTGTTTCTCCTTTATTATTTTTACCTACTGCTGTAGAATATAAAACTCCCGAACTGATTTTTTTATCAATTAATAATGTTCCAGCAGATGACAGTATTCTAATATGGCCATCTGTACCCGGTAAGAGAATTTCATCTCCTAAACTATCAGGGATAAGGTCTTCTGCTAAAATTCGTATCCCTATTGAGGGTAAATTTGTATACTCCCAAAGTCTATTGTCTGCAGAAGGCGTGGCTATTTCTGAAGGTCTGTTAAAGGCAATTACTTTACCATCAACAGTCATCGTTACAACATAATCTTTAGCACCAACTGCGTCAAAATCTGCTGTTGTAACATGTATTATGTTATCGCCTTGTGTATTGTAGGGCTGAAAAGCAGAAAGGTCTGTTTGCCCTGTTGTTTGTAAGGATAAAACACAGAGGAAAATTAGTACTATTTGTTTCATAATTTAATGTAAAAAGTCTATTGTATAATTAGTTTTTGCTTTTGTTGTAGTCCTGATGTATTCGTTAAAACAACCACGTAAGTACCTTTATTTAAATGATTTACAGACATTTTATAGCGCTCTGTAAATGATGTAGAAAACACTGCTTTTCCGAGTGCAGAATAAATAGTTATGTGCTGTTTACCTACTAATTGATTTCCTCCAAAGATCACATAATCTGATGTTGGATTTGGATACATTTTAAACAATGCTTTTGTGATAGGTTGTGTGCTTAAAATCGCTTCTTTCTTTACTGTAATAGTTGTCGAAGCTATAAAATTCCCTTCTTCTGTAGTTGCCGTTATTTTTACTACTCCTTCCGTTAAACCTTCTACAAGTCCTTCCTGATTTACAGTTGCAATTGCTGAGTTATCAGATGCCCATTTTACAGTAGTATTTGCTGCGTTTAAAGGCACTACGTTTGCCACCACTTTAATTGATTCTCCAATACCAATTTCTGTAATATCATTTTCAATAATAATACCCGTAACACTTAAATCTACATCTTCTTGTTTACTATTGTAATTATTATCTGCACCAATATTTGAAATTAAGTTGGTAATATCCACTTCATTTCCGTAAATATCTGTAGCTGTATTTAGCGTTATATTTTTAAAAATACCTTGCCCTGCCATTGGAAATGTAGGCTCTGGAAACTTTTTACCTGTATCTATGGCAGGACTTGTTTCTTTTAATTGGTAACCTTCAATTCCACTTGTTCCTTCGTTTACAAATTCTGGGTCTTCATCAATTATTTTATTGTTATCCAAATTGGTAAAATCTGAAGAGATATCTCCGTAAAAAAGATTGTTATCTACTACAAGTTCACTGCCTTCTTCTATATCTATTTCTACACCGTCTGCACCAATTGCAGCACCATTCATTACTTTAAATATATTATTGTAGATATAAGTGTTTTTTGCCCAAATTAAGATATCGGGTTTATTGCCCTGCTTATTAATATATACCGTATTATTATAGATAAAACTACTATCCGAACGAATTGGATCTTTGTCAGTTCCTACGAACCCAGCAATCCATAATGAGTAACCATGAAAATCTCTGAAACCATCGTTCACACTCACATTATAGCGGAACGTACTGTTTAAACAATCTCCTAAAATTTCGACGAAACCACCTTCTGTATCTTCACTATAATTGTATTGGAATATGGCATTTTTACAATAAAAATCAATATGTCCGGCTGCTCCATATGTATCTCCGAAGCCTCTTGCTCTTAATTGTTTATTGTATTGCACTAAAATATTTCGTGAATCCCAAATCCAACAACCTTCTCCTCTACCATAATATCTATCCGTTGATGATTTATGATCTCCCCAGCCTAAATCTATAAAATCGTTCTTCTCGACAATTGCATTACAAACTGAAGCCAATACGACACCATCTCCACCTAATTTCTCAAAATGATTATTTCGTACTACAAAATTGAGGTTTCTTTCTTCTTCATCAACAGGATTATTGTAAGACGGTAGATTAGATAAATGGCGAATACTAATAGCTGTTGAGCCAAGATTATAAAAATAGCAATCCTCAATAAGGACATTGTCTATACCTACTTCTTTTGTTGGTGTAACTGTAATATCGTCTTTATCAGCATCAAAAAATATGCCTTTGGCAGTATAATAATCTAAAGTGAATTTCCCTTCCCAATCTATCATATCAATAGCAAAAACGTCTGTTATTTTTAGGTTCCTAAAAGTAAGTCCTGTGAGTACACCACCCCACTTATTTGCAATTACTTTTATACCAAATGCAGAGTTTGTATTCCAAGTTATATTCCCTTTGTTTTTCCTGTCATTTTTGATCCAAAGACCGTCCATAGTAATATAACTTGTGTTGGTTAATTTTACTGCTTCGATAAAATCTCCTGTAGGAATATTTCCAGCACCTGATAAAATTGGCAATTCTGTTGCTGTTCCGTAATTACTTATTTCAATAGGGTTTTCTTCGGTTCCAGAACATAAAATTACCAACTGACCTTCAAAAGTATCTCCTTTTCTAAATAATAGTTTATCACCTGCTTTTAGAATGCCTCCTTTGTTAGAAAGTTTAGCTATTGCCGATGCTTTTTCAAGAGTTTTCCAAGGAGCATTCCTACTCCCATCGTTACTATCATCCCCATCGTTACTAAAATAATAAGAGGTAGATGTAGTTTGAGTATGCATTGTTTTGCTAATAGTATTTGCCGCTATTATGTTGGAAAATAATAAGAAAAATACTGCTAAGTAAACGTAATATTTGTTCAT encodes:
- a CDS encoding hybrid sensor histidine kinase/response regulator transcription factor — its product is MNFYSLTNVDGLSYSFVSCLEQGQNKLLWIGTGKGLNCYDGTTISRYYKNDSQFSLPHDKINSLKYTDKKKLFIGTEDGLCVFQDSMNNFIPIHYKGKSISIIHDIIKFKNNELFVTSSSGVYKVIDKENEIVVQKVSSNTNIKGIFVDVFHHIWMYTNDEVIYSTPDFKTIESYEIKVDNTLKSAQITSAFLSTSGSFWIGTTYNGLYRFDRKSHQFKVKYTGDIKEGTQLKYIRCINEDKFGRLWIGTENGLFVYNTNSDDFLHFTQSFEISKNYINDNAIYSIFEGQEGIMWIGTYFGGVNYTSLNATGFQNFIPDGGRLSLKGKAVSDIIEDDNNRLWIGTEDKGISIYSPHDNSFDYLTQDQNNKKGLCGNNVHALLKDFEGNIWAGTYMDGLNKINPSTFEVEQFKANKNSISNNSIYALYIGRNRQMYIGSMNGIDIYNFETKLFRQFEPELLKGKIVDDIIEDERGSIWISTYNSGLFRYNSEIDSMYNYGMKDGLHSNSFISSLIDSQSRLWFGTRGGGLIQYNYKTNSFIHYDTDDGLTENDVYGILEARDGFLWLSTNRGILKFNPITGKVVINYTTKHGIIADQFNFKSYYKDSNEMLYFGSVYGLTYFDPVEVYKTSYKSTPLFTSIESINGPIQNDSTLNLPQNINFAKEIILDYEMDEVTFSFTLPTYHPIVNSDYSYMLEGFDQDWKIVKNKSNKVSYTNLDPGNYTFRVKFSNDGNTFNTLEKSIKVKVLPHPLKTTYAFVLYGILLISILYIIYIRIDKRRKQRAAIKIAKIEENKKIELEEHKLNFFTNISHEFKTPLTIILALIEEMSLDSNNTFTSQTQRSFKTLERNALRLKFLISQLMEFREIETEHSPLILSKFDINKKINNIYTSFTVLFEKKGLNYTIKSNLKELEVVSDAEKIEKIFSNLFSNAFKYTKEEGKIVLETSLEKNNILLVKISNTGELLTNEDRERIFAPFYKKEKSIDNTGIGMAIVKSLTSLLSGEIELETEEELGNVFIIKLPLDTFCEKDINVNQEDVYSSFTKDLITSIGEDEYVESTELKVSDQKYNILIAEDNPDLSRHLKSYLSKYFNIRTAKNGKEAIKLVEKEAPDLIVSDVLMPIMGGLDLCSTIKKSDEFSHIPVILLTALSSDIDKIEALKQGADSYMSKPFSFEELKVKITNLLTSKSRLKQHFKDSGLLSEETLHLRNKDEELIILINQFINENIENENFGVEQLAELLSLSRSVLYGKIKTMTGLSTVDYINTIKLNKAKKMILSTDFSISEIAFKTGYSDANYFSRIFKKFNSISPTQYRKVNKETTETILE
- a CDS encoding carbohydrate binding domain-containing protein — encoded protein: MKQIVLIFLCVLSLQTTGQTDLSAFQPYNTQGDNIIHVTTADFDAVGAKDYVVTMTVDGKVIAFNRPSEIATPSADNRLWEYTNLPSIGIRILAEDLIPDSLGDEILLPGTDGHIRILSSAGTLLIDKKISSGVLYSTAVGKNNKGETMLIVSGVDGLIHFLDTSGDLITTVRPKTDRTGKIAGLIRHLIVGDFDGDGGDEVAAFINRKSFEGNNFMDIIDLSTFKRPNYWNGETGEISDNTTPGLGFTDKQLGYSYDMDNDGDEEIVAHWGVYHPEDGVGTKTFSTMIKEEEKLTLQKYEGFAQQYLIDNHGFKQKDKEKLTNTGKYLMQYGLPGDFNNDGKAELFTLYGDDLFLSKYTAETQELAISEYTWAHSEYHFPGIARLEDRNGGGDKVVLAGPINGDDHFYIVDVAKPDWRIQARKINGKGVLGDVAQNIDQLTIDIDGTTTNDEIGDDKILYVGSSFNGWLGWEMTEENCQIKAQNTYDAMQEWYTKIGGSSRVRLVSSLNTTIYGETSQDENAKITKEGVIAYAKALAKKGVYFNVIIGHGNHLYMTPETFAAIYEASIIDGECYMSARTKEIRTKEYFDYYIPLLDAVIEKSEQLGTPPPMVMICAKGPVITALTQEQGDNYFPKYKDVLVPGVENSNVGTQGLSIQERVGLWMNGDVKNWGCNVIGDNLTPNRVTEYGGMRNPHVVLRHLLSQYSLGAKIFRITSVTNLGNPMYQRGDVTGEEQVWSGVYEKGVLNFLKIVEKGIYPHATKPSEVKGISPVAISLYNRSDRMLENSINHDHEFYTPVLNEYVLNKMACWDAYTDVPENDVTFFTGGAKRRFDNLLPISKGGFVTFIPHETAEEVEENIWCNVAYQTNGDTWSDFSLSQGRTTIVDALASEQSNLDFYVEGDCFWQTLQKEDDPLTYYLVVMGNSILSPKDRVVTIKAGNSISGACDIKDQLSNTSVGTLYTSESELSVTIPKGVPRIFKITLTSPSKPDFVENGDFEAKLINWTPTETVLATEEAYYGNYAAKVTGKGSLHQWRKVKPNTTYTLTAFAKVTDPENGQPTLTIKDQTDNLLGSEQVNETTYTSQRIKFTTNTTTDSISIKYLRDNDKAVGDAYLDEVVVKETAYILNADFEKDLMGWTYYGGAKVVAYEDFSKDKSVKIEGNGGISQWIKVEPSATYEVSFTTKMDDISNDLQFQINDAEGNKYVLEGVTTLQSKEYSFSVTVKDGEENLELSFSRANESSGNVWIDNITITLGDDSSDGQDNIINDLSTAILETNIYPNPANESVNIVPKVAGKYELNVFDAQGRNMDKRSFTDRFKLPVSNYTKGVYFFILSDMEGGQESFKVMVK
- a CDS encoding Ig-like domain-containing protein, with the translated sequence MHTQTTSTSYYFSNDGDDSNDGSRNAPWKTLEKASAIAKLSNKGGILKAGDKLLFRKGDTFEGQLVILCSGTEENPIEISNYGTATELPILSGAGNIPTGDFIEAVKLTNTSYITMDGLWIKNDRKNKGNITWNTNSAFGIKVIANKWGGVLTGLTFRNLKITDVFAIDMIDWEGKFTLDYYTAKGIFFDADKDDITVTPTKEVGIDNVLIEDCYFYNLGSTAISIRHLSNLPSYNNPVDEEERNLNFVVRNNHFEKLGGDGVVLASVCNAIVEKNDFIDLGWGDHKSSTDRYYGRGEGCWIWDSRNILVQYNKQLRARGFGDTYGAAGHIDFYCKNAIFQYNYSEDTEGGFVEILGDCLNSTFRYNVSVNDGFRDFHGYSLWIAGFVGTDKDPIRSDSSFIYNNTVYINKQGNKPDILIWAKNTYIYNNIFKVMNGAAIGADGVEIDIEEGSELVVDNNLFYGDISSDFTNLDNNKIIDEDPEFVNEGTSGIEGYQLKETSPAIDTGKKFPEPTFPMAGQGIFKNITLNTATDIYGNEVDITNLISNIGADNNYNSKQEDVDLSVTGIIIENDITEIGIGESIKVVANVVPLNAANTTVKWASDNSAIATVNQEGLVEGLTEGVVKITATTEEGNFIASTTITVKKEAILSTQPITKALFKMYPNPTSDYVIFGGNQLVGKQHITIYSALGKAVFSTSFTERYKMSVNHLNKGTYVVVLTNTSGLQQKQKLIIQ